One Paenibacillus sp. FSL W8-0186 genomic window carries:
- a CDS encoding TetR family transcriptional regulator — protein MTPRTKEQNEEIRLRRLVQIRKAAADVFLCKGPLLEIRDVAAQAGLGYGTVYHYYSNKGDLLHDLLLDALERAGRWLEAPLKDPAEGPVGGSDKALLKIPSEDPLEAPSEPPMEALLKNSLGGPLKAPLEAQLENPPLEAPLAGQLKTPRASVSGKAPADGHFGLAAAADTGNSAAAGSRSGDRETDAAAELSPVATAVVRLLQLWAEDHALYLLYKLAGEGFASLPEARSAPLSAAFRREVLAPLAALLKSGRAADRAAASPGNAAEPPYRLERAEMLLAALVGCASLSLRRGKLHEEARDIAQFLKL, from the coding sequence ATGACTCCACGCACGAAGGAACAAAATGAAGAGATCCGGCTGCGGCGTCTAGTGCAAATCCGTAAAGCTGCTGCCGATGTGTTTCTGTGTAAAGGGCCTTTACTGGAAATCCGCGATGTGGCCGCACAGGCGGGACTCGGCTATGGTACGGTATACCATTATTACAGCAATAAGGGCGATCTGCTCCACGATCTGCTATTGGACGCGTTGGAGCGGGCCGGGAGATGGCTAGAAGCGCCACTGAAGGATCCGGCAGAAGGCCCCGTTGGAGGAAGCGATAAGGCCCTGCTGAAGATACCGTCGGAGGATCCGCTAGAGGCTCCGTCTGAGCCACCGATGGAGGCCCTGCTGAAGAACTCGTTGGGGGGCCCTCTAAAGGCCCCGCTGGAGGCCCAACTGGAGAACCCGCCGCTTGAGGCCCCGCTAGCGGGCCAACTTAAGACCCCGCGCGCTTCAGTTTCGGGAAAGGCGCCGGCGGACGGGCATTTCGGCTTGGCTGCTGCCGCGGATACCGGGAACTCGGCTGCCGCGGGTTCCCGAAGCGGAGACCGCGAAACGGACGCTGCCGCAGAGCTTAGCCCCGTCGCCACCGCCGTTGTGCGGCTGCTGCAGCTTTGGGCCGAGGACCACGCCCTGTACCTGCTGTATAAGCTGGCCGGCGAGGGCTTTGCCTCGCTGCCTGAAGCGCGCTCGGCCCCGCTCTCGGCCGCCTTTCGCCGGGAGGTGCTCGCGCCGCTGGCGGCGCTGCTGAAAAGCGGGCGTGCGGCGGACAGGGCTGCCGCTTCGCCCGGAAACGCAGCTGAGCCGCCGTATCGGCTTGAGCGCGCGGAAATGCTGCTGGCCGCCTTGGTCGGCTGCGCCTCGCTTTCGCTTCGCCGCGGGAAGCTTCACGAGGAGGCCAGAGATATCGCCCAGTTTTTAAAATTATAA
- a CDS encoding cupin domain-containing protein → MIDPVLQDPNLRLAADSNQVLNYQRDPHNYITQVFGEQLPAIKTGFFNVHLTKGIIIQPHWHTNVNELVYVIHGEVITSVFDPFTQRLISYHLKPGQVCMLPKGWFHWIIAESDHAHLLTIFDQPTPDIVYGSDFLRFLPAEVAQRAYGIRAEDYARAVAPIRESVILGPPVGYGAMIANQPYSERG, encoded by the coding sequence ATGATCGATCCCGTTCTGCAAGATCCGAATTTGCGCCTGGCGGCGGATTCCAATCAAGTGCTAAACTATCAGCGCGATCCGCATAATTATATTACCCAAGTATTCGGGGAACAGCTTCCTGCGATAAAAACCGGATTTTTCAATGTACATTTAACGAAAGGCATCATTATCCAGCCGCATTGGCATACAAATGTCAACGAACTGGTATATGTTATCCATGGAGAGGTAATTACCTCCGTGTTTGATCCATTTACGCAAAGATTGATTTCCTACCATTTAAAGCCCGGGCAAGTCTGTATGTTACCCAAAGGCTGGTTTCACTGGATTATCGCGGAAAGCGATCATGCCCACCTGCTTACGATTTTCGATCAGCCTACGCCGGATATTGTGTATGGCTCGGATTTTCTGCGTTTCCTGCCGGCAGAGGTGGCGCAGCGTGCGTATGGCATTCGTGCAGAGGATTATGCACGAGCCGTTGCGCCCATTCGGGAATCCGTGATTTTGGGGCCGCCAGTCGGCTACGGGGCAATGATAGCCAATCAGCCCTATTCGGAAAGGGGTTAA
- a CDS encoding SRPBCC family protein encodes MHMKEAPVVRTGMLIRRPVEEVFEAIADPSITTKFWFTKSSGRLEAGKRIRWEWEMYGVGTDVDVLEIEANRRILLNWSPPDIQTVEMVFTPFSDSETYLSVTNSGFKGDGDQAVQDALDAMGGFTMVLCALKALLEHGIVLAVVADKAPPEPV; translated from the coding sequence ATGCATATGAAAGAGGCGCCTGTTGTTCGAACGGGAATGTTGATTCGTCGTCCGGTAGAAGAGGTATTTGAGGCCATAGCGGACCCTTCAATCACTACAAAATTCTGGTTTACGAAGAGCAGCGGAAGGCTGGAGGCCGGCAAGCGCATCCGCTGGGAATGGGAGATGTACGGTGTCGGGACAGATGTGGATGTGCTGGAAATCGAAGCAAACCGCCGTATTTTGCTAAATTGGTCGCCGCCCGATATTCAAACCGTGGAAATGGTCTTTACACCGTTCAGCGATAGCGAAACCTATCTTAGTGTTACGAACTCCGGATTTAAGGGTGATGGGGATCAAGCTGTACAGGATGCCCTTGACGCGATGGGCGGATTTACAATGGTGCTCTGTGCATTAAAGGCGCTGCTGGAGCATGGTATCGTCCTTGCGGTTGTAGCGGACAAGGCTCCTCCTGAACCGGTTTGA
- the map gene encoding type I methionyl aminopeptidase, giving the protein MIILKSPREIEEMKPAGQIVADCHREVAKLIEPGITTREINDFVARHITKLGGKQFTKGYNGFPAETCTSVNDVVAHGIPSNRALMDGDLLKLDIVVEYGGWFGDSCWSYAVGNIPPEAQKLMKVTKECLDLGIARALPGGRLGDITSAIQQHAEANGFSVVRDLLAHGIGRSLHEEPNYEHIGVAGKGIRLKEGMVFTIEPMLNEGTFRITIDDDQWTARTADGKLTAQYEHTIAVTPDGPLILTAQ; this is encoded by the coding sequence ATGATCATTTTAAAATCACCCAGAGAAATCGAAGAGATGAAGCCGGCGGGCCAAATCGTTGCAGACTGCCACCGCGAGGTGGCCAAGCTGATCGAGCCTGGGATCACCACCCGGGAAATCAATGACTTTGTGGCCAGACACATCACCAAGCTGGGCGGCAAGCAGTTTACGAAAGGCTACAACGGTTTCCCTGCCGAAACCTGCACTTCGGTCAACGATGTGGTGGCCCACGGCATTCCTTCGAACCGGGCGCTTATGGACGGAGACTTGCTGAAGCTCGACATCGTTGTGGAATACGGCGGATGGTTCGGCGATTCGTGCTGGAGCTATGCGGTAGGCAATATCCCGCCGGAGGCGCAAAAATTAATGAAGGTGACAAAGGAATGCTTGGATCTGGGGATCGCCCGGGCGCTCCCCGGAGGTCGGCTCGGCGACATAACATCAGCGATTCAACAGCATGCGGAAGCGAACGGGTTCTCGGTCGTGCGTGATCTGCTGGCGCACGGGATCGGGCGGAGCCTGCATGAGGAGCCGAACTACGAGCATATCGGCGTAGCCGGCAAAGGCATTCGGTTAAAGGAAGGCATGGTGTTTACGATTGAACCGATGCTCAACGAAGGGACATTTCGTATTACGATCGACGACGACCAGTGGACAGCGAGAACGGCCGACGGCAAGCTGACTGCGCAATATGAGCATACGATCGCAGTCACGCCGGACGGACCGCTGATTTTAACAGCCCAGTAA
- a CDS encoding S-layer homology domain-containing protein has protein sequence MKKVKGLLCLLLAGFLIFGQSGQIMAREFKDIQEAEWAAGYITKMQSKKVLQGFEDGSFRPNQPVTRVEAIVTAVRLMGLDGDAKSKSSETQLHFKDADQLDKRYSWAKGYVIVALEKGLFDAAEDKIMPDKPASRVWVSSLLVKSLGLEEEALSQMTKIPDFKDAKAIPAGAVGYVNVAVAQGIVSGYPDGTFKPNKNVTRAEMAALLDRTNEGLLQNQGAISVSGTVKEIQFSAGAADSSNNSVQGQIKIETVNKQLLSYGISSELPVKSYNKLILDKQIAVNDTVKLIVKDGNVVEAELVPAKETVSKDKEKEKDKEKDKEKDKKTEVKPRPEQNAGGIEEFEFEAELTGKQKVQLEYKQKKGAAQAEVEISAKKDKEKLKGQQAVQYVEKVLGEAGLTDSMSSREAAEKLMTALDINKDQIKELELKIKFSSGKQLKLEIDSDDKDDDDDEQDNDDK, from the coding sequence ATGAAAAAGGTAAAGGGTTTGCTATGCTTGCTATTAGCCGGATTTCTTATCTTCGGACAATCTGGCCAAATTATGGCGCGGGAATTTAAAGATATTCAAGAAGCGGAATGGGCAGCGGGATACATAACGAAAATGCAATCGAAAAAAGTATTGCAGGGCTTCGAGGACGGCTCCTTCCGTCCGAACCAGCCAGTCACCCGCGTCGAAGCTATCGTTACGGCCGTCCGTTTGATGGGACTCGATGGCGATGCCAAATCGAAATCCAGCGAAACCCAGCTTCATTTCAAAGATGCAGATCAGTTGGACAAGCGGTACTCCTGGGCCAAAGGTTATGTCATCGTAGCGCTGGAGAAGGGACTGTTTGATGCGGCGGAGGATAAAATTATGCCGGACAAGCCGGCTAGCCGCGTATGGGTATCGAGCCTGCTGGTCAAATCTTTGGGGCTGGAGGAGGAAGCGCTAAGTCAAATGACGAAGATTCCTGATTTCAAAGATGCGAAGGCGATTCCCGCAGGCGCTGTCGGCTACGTGAACGTTGCCGTTGCCCAAGGAATTGTGAGCGGCTATCCTGATGGTACATTCAAGCCGAATAAGAATGTGACCCGTGCGGAGATGGCGGCACTGCTGGATCGGACCAATGAAGGACTGCTCCAGAATCAAGGAGCGATCTCCGTAAGCGGTACGGTAAAGGAAATTCAATTTTCGGCTGGAGCAGCGGACAGCAGCAATAACTCCGTTCAGGGGCAAATCAAAATCGAGACCGTAAACAAACAATTGTTATCTTACGGAATTTCCTCTGAGCTGCCTGTGAAGAGCTACAATAAGCTTATTTTGGACAAACAAATTGCCGTCAACGATACCGTGAAATTGATCGTAAAAGATGGCAATGTGGTGGAGGCTGAGCTTGTACCTGCGAAAGAAACCGTTTCTAAGGACAAGGAAAAGGAAAAAGATAAGGAAAAGGATAAGGAAAAGGATAAGAAAACCGAAGTAAAGCCGAGGCCGGAACAAAACGCTGGCGGGATTGAGGAATTCGAATTTGAGGCCGAGCTGACAGGGAAGCAAAAAGTACAGCTGGAATACAAGCAGAAAAAGGGAGCTGCCCAGGCCGAGGTCGAAATCAGCGCCAAAAAAGACAAGGAAAAGCTCAAAGGCCAGCAAGCCGTGCAGTATGTAGAGAAGGTTCTTGGCGAAGCTGGCTTAACGGACAGCATGAGCAGCAGGGAAGCCGCAGAGAAGCTGATGACAGCGCTGGATATCAACAAGGATCAAATCAAAGAGCTGGAGCTCAAAATTAAATTCTCCAGCGGGAAGCAATTGAAGCTCGAGATCGACAGCGACGATAAAGATGATGACGATGATGAGCAAGACAATGACGATAAATAA
- a CDS encoding lytic polysaccharide monooxygenase: MTAEVMIDRKYSKIKMFLVAAGTMLVMLACSTLFADSASAHGHVVDSRADLCAKGENVNCGRIIYEPFSIEGRGDFPEFGVPDGKIASAGIFLELDEQSSTRWKKVNMKGGEHTFHWKIVANHSTNTWDYYITKKGWDPNQPLKRSDLELFCRYIDDGAIPPDDVYNDCFIPNDREGYYVIVAVWDIADTPNAFYQVMDVNLSINPNAPTTPQPGFPGDPNRFGEYLVWNTIRIYNTGDVVFHNGQFWEALWWTQGQEPGTTGQHGPWKLLGNTPPQ, translated from the coding sequence ATGACAGCTGAAGTTATGATAGACCGTAAATATTCGAAAATTAAAATGTTCCTGGTCGCCGCGGGGACGATGCTCGTCATGCTGGCCTGTTCCACGCTGTTTGCTGATAGCGCTTCCGCGCACGGGCATGTAGTCGACAGTCGCGCCGATTTGTGCGCGAAGGGAGAGAACGTGAACTGTGGAAGAATTATTTATGAGCCATTCAGTATCGAGGGACGAGGGGATTTCCCTGAATTCGGCGTACCTGACGGCAAGATTGCCAGCGCAGGAATTTTTCTGGAGCTTGATGAGCAATCATCCACGCGTTGGAAGAAAGTGAATATGAAGGGCGGGGAGCATACATTCCACTGGAAAATCGTTGCGAACCACAGCACGAACACTTGGGATTATTATATTACCAAGAAAGGCTGGGATCCGAATCAGCCGCTGAAGCGCTCGGATCTGGAGCTGTTCTGCAGATACATTGATGATGGAGCCATCCCGCCGGACGACGTCTATAATGACTGCTTCATTCCGAACGACCGCGAAGGCTATTACGTAATCGTCGCTGTTTGGGATATCGCGGATACGCCAAATGCCTTCTATCAAGTGATGGACGTCAATTTGAGCATTAATCCAAACGCGCCGACGACTCCACAGCCAGGATTCCCTGGCGATCCGAACCGTTTCGGCGAATATCTGGTCTGGAATACGATCCGCATCTACAATACGGGTGATGTTGTATTCCATAACGGACAATTCTGGGAAGCGCTGTGGTGGACGCAAGGCCAAGAGCCAGGGACTACGGGACAACATGGTCCATGGAAGCTGCTTGGTAACACGCCTCCTCAGTGA
- the splB gene encoding spore photoproduct lyase produces the protein MIKPFTPKLVYFEPDALEYPLGKELYDKFANMDVEIRYTTSHNQVRNLPGDNDFQRYRVAKSTLVVGIRKTLKFDTSKPSAEYAIPFATGCMGHCHYCYLQTTMGSKPYIRTYVNVEEILEAADKYMAERAPEPTRFEASCTSDIVGIDHLTHTLKRAIEHFGQSEYGKLRFVTKFHHVDHLLDAKHNGKTRFRFSVNADYVINNFEPGTSPLAQRIEAAGKVARAGYPLGFIVAPIYLHEGWEKGYYHMFERLDAELPEDAREDITFEFIQHRFTKPAKRVIEKNYPMTKLELDEEKRRYKWGKYGIGKYIYPKEEEEDLKTHLQGYMEKFFPKAKLEYFT, from the coding sequence ATGATCAAGCCGTTTACGCCGAAGCTCGTCTATTTCGAGCCCGACGCCCTGGAATATCCGCTCGGTAAAGAGCTGTATGACAAATTCGCCAACATGGACGTCGAAATCCGCTATACGACTTCCCATAATCAGGTCAGGAACCTGCCGGGAGACAATGACTTTCAAAGGTATCGGGTGGCGAAGTCTACGCTAGTTGTCGGTATCCGCAAAACGCTGAAGTTCGACACGTCCAAGCCTTCGGCAGAATACGCAATCCCTTTTGCTACAGGCTGTATGGGGCATTGCCATTACTGTTATTTGCAGACAACGATGGGCAGCAAGCCCTACATCCGCACCTATGTCAATGTGGAAGAGATTTTGGAGGCTGCGGACAAATACATGGCAGAACGTGCACCGGAGCCGACCCGGTTCGAAGCCTCCTGCACTTCCGACATCGTCGGCATCGATCATCTGACGCATACACTCAAGCGGGCTATCGAGCACTTCGGCCAATCCGAATACGGGAAGCTGAGGTTCGTGACGAAGTTCCATCATGTGGATCACCTGCTTGATGCGAAGCATAACGGCAAAACGCGCTTTCGCTTCAGTGTGAACGCCGACTATGTCATCAACAATTTTGAACCTGGAACATCGCCGCTGGCGCAAAGAATCGAGGCGGCAGGCAAAGTGGCAAGAGCCGGATATCCGCTTGGCTTTATCGTAGCTCCAATCTATTTGCATGAAGGCTGGGAGAAAGGCTACTACCATATGTTTGAACGTCTGGATGCCGAATTGCCGGAGGATGCAAGGGAGGATATTACCTTCGAATTCATTCAGCATCGGTTTACCAAGCCGGCGAAGCGGGTGATTGAGAAAAATTACCCGATGACCAAGCTCGAACTGGACGAAGAAAAACGAAGATACAAGTGGGGCAAATACGGCATTGGCAAGTATATTTATCCTAAAGAAGAGGAAGAGGATTTGAAAACTCATCTTCAGGGCTACATGGAGAAGTTTTTTCCTAAGGCGAAGCTGGAATACTTCACTTAG
- a CDS encoding GIY-YIG nuclease family protein, giving the protein MKTIIQELPLSPGVYLMRDSRGTVIYVGKSKSLKKRVQSYFYNNKSHSPKVKKLVHHVKDLEHIVTDTEFEAFMLECRLIQDIKPMYNRKMKNPLGYSYIVLRQKRDWRWLEITDTLDDGGQDRSRFFGPYTASRKSLEHAVARIEECCKIACNYRPAAASANTPCLNYSLGLCLGKCLGGANARRFDEVMDRFIGLLQGNDRSLYDEMEHKMVEAAERFDFEQAAKYRDGMEAVNLLLSKRQVIEFAAENHSIVIYEHLDKDTIKLFLIKGNVVLHSERCSVAARADIESLQQRAKALILSYFTKDTEPDAAEITREDIDAVQIIYSYLQSSACRYLLIPGSWVEADEQSELEEALREFWA; this is encoded by the coding sequence ATGAAAACAATAATACAGGAGCTACCGCTGTCGCCGGGCGTATATCTCATGAGAGATTCGCGGGGAACGGTCATTTACGTTGGCAAATCCAAAAGTCTGAAGAAAAGAGTTCAATCATATTTTTACAACAATAAATCGCACTCCCCCAAAGTGAAAAAACTGGTTCACCATGTCAAAGACCTGGAGCACATCGTTACCGATACGGAGTTTGAAGCGTTTATGCTGGAATGCAGGCTCATTCAGGACATAAAGCCAATGTATAATCGGAAGATGAAAAATCCGCTAGGTTACAGTTACATCGTATTACGGCAAAAGCGCGATTGGCGCTGGCTGGAAATTACAGATACGCTGGATGATGGCGGTCAAGACCGGTCTCGTTTTTTTGGCCCTTATACAGCCAGCAGAAAAAGCCTTGAACATGCCGTGGCAAGGATTGAGGAATGCTGTAAAATCGCCTGCAATTATAGGCCTGCAGCTGCATCGGCAAATACTCCATGCTTGAACTATTCGCTTGGCCTCTGTCTTGGCAAATGCCTTGGCGGCGCAAATGCCCGGCGATTCGATGAAGTCATGGATCGATTCATTGGCCTGCTTCAAGGGAATGATCGAAGTTTATATGATGAAATGGAGCACAAAATGGTAGAGGCCGCCGAACGTTTCGATTTTGAGCAGGCTGCAAAGTACAGGGACGGCATGGAGGCGGTGAATTTGCTCTTAAGCAAAAGGCAGGTGATCGAGTTCGCGGCTGAGAATCACAGCATCGTTATCTACGAGCATTTAGACAAAGATACGATAAAGCTATTTCTAATTAAGGGGAACGTTGTGCTGCACAGTGAGCGGTGCTCTGTGGCTGCTAGAGCGGATATCGAATCGCTGCAACAGAGAGCCAAAGCCTTGATTCTGAGCTATTTCACGAAAGATACGGAACCCGATGCTGCCGAGATAACCCGGGAAGATATCGATGCCGTACAAATCATCTATAGCTATTTGCAGAGCAGCGCCTGCCGCTATCTCCTTATTCCCGGCAGCTGGGTAGAGGCGGATGAACAAAGCGAACTGGAGGAGGCGCTGCGGGAATTTTGGGCTTAA
- a CDS encoding pyridoxal-dependent decarboxylase, whose protein sequence is MGKKAKLAAKLFAERLEQHLEAQDEQERLDLEGPGSSSLESWFIGPKAENEELFSGLIQQAVKQISSDRREYFPDDPIYITDEIKQSPSFKNSVDVLTENYSKLLEQLSGSVPFYSYRYQAHMNWDLTMPGLLGYFAAMLYNQNNVAAESSPVTTVLEMVTGDDLCEMLGYTIPSDEEIEQGAIRPWGHITCDGSVANLEAMWAARNLKYYAVSAAEALKNEADLAAARQISIPLLNGQHGVLTELDAWTLLNLKVDDVLAIPGRIAELLSQTTGKDEAETVNQALSKYTLQTLGFEEFSRKYLFDVMQPAAILVTSTMHYSWPKSAAVLGMGASSIIPVPVNMDARMEISELRQRLDQCLAIRQPVLMTVCVIGSTEESAVDPIADVIQLREEYRERGLEFVIHADAAWGGYFASILREDTHKTLLMAGKRPYTPAMTMNEYVTAQYEALKDADSITIDPHKAGYIPYPAGGLCYRNSSMRDIVSFQAPVVYHGGIDPTVGIYGIEGSKPGAAAAGVYLSHRVIRTDQSGYGKLLGKTLFNSKRLYAAILTMTREDDPFIVVPFHRIPAEREGGTAEEIKEQLAYIKEFIVDKTNDEIINNKQTMELFRQLGSDQSIVPYTFNLKTAEGLNTDVALMNRLNLEIFKMLSLSPDRHEVGATPMFITQSAFDPGTYGHGFVDAYKQRLGLSGGDSEPVNFLLSTTMSPFLTDTSEGNFIPVLIEALRETVFKAIENIKVNP, encoded by the coding sequence ATGGGCAAAAAGGCAAAGCTCGCCGCAAAGCTCTTTGCAGAGCGTTTGGAGCAGCACTTGGAAGCGCAGGACGAGCAGGAAAGATTGGATTTGGAGGGACCTGGCAGTTCCTCGCTAGAAAGCTGGTTTATCGGACCAAAGGCCGAAAATGAGGAATTGTTCAGCGGCTTGATCCAGCAGGCTGTGAAGCAGATTAGCAGCGACCGCCGCGAGTATTTTCCAGACGATCCTATATATATTACAGACGAAATCAAACAATCGCCTTCATTCAAGAACAGCGTAGACGTACTGACCGAGAACTACAGCAAGCTGCTGGAGCAGCTGAGCGGATCGGTCCCTTTCTATAGCTACCGCTATCAGGCTCATATGAACTGGGACTTGACGATGCCGGGGCTGCTCGGGTATTTCGCGGCCATGCTGTATAACCAGAATAATGTCGCCGCGGAATCCTCGCCCGTGACTACGGTGCTGGAAATGGTTACGGGGGACGACCTGTGCGAAATGCTGGGGTACACCATTCCCAGCGATGAAGAAATCGAGCAGGGGGCGATCCGGCCATGGGGCCATATCACCTGTGACGGCTCGGTCGCTAACTTGGAAGCGATGTGGGCGGCGAGAAATTTGAAGTATTACGCCGTTTCCGCTGCCGAGGCGCTGAAGAACGAGGCGGATTTGGCAGCGGCGCGCCAAATATCCATTCCCTTGCTGAACGGCCAACACGGAGTGCTGACGGAGCTGGATGCATGGACGTTATTGAATTTGAAAGTGGACGACGTACTCGCGATCCCGGGCCGAATCGCAGAATTATTAAGCCAAACCACAGGCAAGGATGAGGCCGAGACTGTTAACCAGGCACTGAGCAAATATACGCTGCAAACGCTGGGTTTCGAAGAGTTCTCCCGCAAGTATTTATTCGATGTGATGCAGCCAGCGGCCATCCTCGTGACATCGACGATGCACTATTCCTGGCCGAAATCTGCGGCAGTGCTTGGCATGGGAGCCAGCAGCATTATTCCTGTGCCCGTTAATATGGATGCCCGCATGGAAATCAGTGAGCTGCGCCAACGGCTGGATCAATGCCTGGCGATCAGGCAGCCGGTTCTGATGACCGTCTGCGTCATAGGCAGTACCGAAGAAAGTGCTGTTGACCCGATTGCGGATGTGATCCAATTGCGCGAGGAATACCGCGAGCGGGGTCTGGAATTTGTCATCCACGCGGATGCCGCTTGGGGCGGCTACTTCGCATCTATTCTAAGGGAAGATACTCATAAAACCCTGCTGATGGCCGGTAAACGCCCTTATACGCCAGCCATGACAATGAACGAATACGTCACCGCGCAGTATGAAGCATTAAAAGACGCGGATTCAATTACGATTGACCCGCATAAGGCGGGATATATTCCTTATCCGGCTGGCGGCTTATGTTACCGCAATTCATCGATGCGCGATATCGTCAGCTTCCAGGCTCCGGTAGTTTATCACGGGGGCATTGATCCGACGGTTGGCATTTACGGGATTGAAGGGTCGAAGCCGGGTGCAGCAGCCGCTGGCGTGTACCTCAGTCACCGGGTCATTCGTACCGATCAGAGCGGGTATGGCAAGCTGCTCGGCAAAACCCTGTTTAACAGCAAGCGCTTATATGCCGCCATTTTGACGATGACACGAGAAGATGATCCTTTTATCGTCGTTCCGTTTCACCGGATTCCTGCAGAGCGGGAGGGAGGAACGGCGGAGGAAATCAAGGAACAGCTGGCCTACATCAAGGAATTCATCGTCGATAAAACGAATGACGAAATTATCAATAACAAGCAAACGATGGAGCTGTTCCGCCAGCTCGGCTCCGACCAGTCTATCGTACCGTATACCTTCAATCTGAAGACGGCAGAAGGCCTGAATACCGATGTTGCTCTCATGAACCGGCTGAACCTTGAAATCTTTAAAATGCTCAGCTTGTCCCCGGACCGACATGAAGTCGGCGCTACGCCAATGTTCATTACGCAGTCGGCGTTTGATCCGGGCACATACGGTCATGGCTTCGTAGATGCTTATAAGCAGCGGCTAGGTTTAAGCGGCGGGGACAGCGAACCGGTCAATTTCCTTCTGTCTACGACGATGAGCCCATTTCTGACCGACACTTCGGAAGGCAATTTCATTCCTGTTTTAATTGAAGCATTGCGCGAGACAGTGTTTAAAGCGATAGAGAATATTAAAGTCAATCCGTAG
- a CDS encoding transcriptional regulator SplA domain-containing protein, which yields METNHQSEAYKPGDIVYVFYRNPHTQDVTHIQQAAVVNNPDNPQELAMFLYETYYPLTQEMAVYATEEEAEQAYRYYFGTASEGSFE from the coding sequence ATGGAAACCAACCATCAGTCTGAAGCCTATAAGCCCGGAGATATCGTCTATGTTTTCTATCGCAACCCGCATACACAGGATGTAACCCATATCCAGCAGGCCGCGGTCGTCAATAACCCGGATAATCCGCAGGAGCTGGCGATGTTCCTGTATGAAACCTACTATCCTTTAACTCAGGAAATGGCCGTATATGCTACGGAAGAGGAAGCGGAGCAGGCTTATCGGTATTATTTCGGGACTGCTTCGGAAGGGAGCTTCGAATGA